A DNA window from Macadamia integrifolia cultivar HAES 741 chromosome 4, SCU_Mint_v3, whole genome shotgun sequence contains the following coding sequences:
- the LOC122075859 gene encoding protein ANTAGONIST OF LIKE HETEROCHROMATIN PROTEIN 1-like isoform X1 yields MDPRMLAALVTSVISQVLLCLLLFPSSPTDHIFTSTSSTSTLFPLILHILSSSELLTSISLLSPTRKRKRIGSFVDSEQEEEEINDEGFTGDDSSQVPLPPHLDSFKLCFRMTSSTFKWLSGLLEPLLECRDPVGSPLNLSPEIRLGVGLFRLATGSGYADISSRFGVSEATSRFCTKQLCRVLCTNFRFWVAFPSPSELQSVSAAFEAIGGIPNCCGVIDCTRFRVAREGNYQEDSVAAQIVVDSASRILSVVVGFHGDKGDSRVLKSSTFYRDVEEGKLLNSSPVFLKGVAVPQYLIGDGGYPLLPWLMVPIVDPVRTSSEEDFNVVHHLMRLPALRTIASLRNWGVLSRPIDEEFRTAVAYIGACSILHNVLLMREDYSALCDATDDFSSYDQCSQYYRDTTSLEENSIEQKASVIQNALSARAKEFRT; encoded by the coding sequence ATGGATCCTCGGATGTTGGCAGCTTTAGTCACTTCCGTGATCTCACAGGTCCTACTCTGCCTtctcctctttccttcttccccCACTGACCATATCTTTACTTCAACTTCTTCCACTTCCACTCTCTTCCCTCTCATTCTCCATATACTCTCTTCCTCTGAACTCCTCacttccatctctctcctctctcctaccAGAAAACGCAAAAGAATTGGTTCATTTGTAGATTCagaacaagaggaagaagagatcaacgATGAGGGTTTCACCGGTGATGATTCGTCGCAGGTTCCACTGCCGCCGCATCTTGATTCCTTCAAACTGTGCTTCCGGATGACATCTTCCACCTTCAAATGGCTCTCTGGTCTGTTAGAGCCTTTATTGGAGTGTCGCGATCCTGTAGGTTctcctctcaatctctctcccGAAATTCGCCTAGGTGTTGGTCTTTTCCGATTGGCAACTGGTTCAGGCTACGCCGATATCTCTAGTAGATTCGGAGTCTCCGAAGCCACATCCAGGTTCTGTACCAAACAGCTGTGCCGTGTCCTCTGCACcaattttaggttttgggttgcGTTTCCCAGCCCTTCCGAGTTGCAATCCGTGTCCGCGGCCTTCGAAGCCATCGGTGGAATCCCGAATTGCTGCGGTGTTATTGACTGTACTCGATTCAGGGTTGCAAGAGAGGGGAATTATCAGGAAGACAGTGTTGCGGCGCAGATTGTGGTTGATTCTGCGTCCAGGATTTTGAGCGTTGTGGTGGGATTTCATGGTGACAAAGGGGATTCCAGGGTTCTCAAGTCTTCAACGTTTTACAGAGATGTGGAAGAAGGGAAGCTATTGAACTCTTCTCCCGTTTTTCTCAAAGGGGTTGCTGTTCCTCAATACTTGATTGGGGATGGAGGCTATCCTCTGCTACCTTGGTTGATGGTTCCAATTGTTGATCCCGTCCGTACCTCATCTGAAGAGGATTTCAATGTGGTCCATCACTTGATGCGTCTTCCGGCTCTCAGAACCATTGCGAGTTTGAGGAATTGGGGTGTACTGAGCCGCCCAATAGACGAGGAATTCAGGACAGCCGTAGCATATATTGGTGCTTGCTCTATCCTTCACAATGTTTTGCTTATGAGGGAAGATTATTCTGCCCTCTGCGATGCAACGGACGATTTCTCATCGTATGATCAATGCTCTCAGTACTATCGGGACACTACTAGCCTGGAGGAGAATTCGATTGAGCAGAAAGCCTCTGTCATACAGAATGCATTGTCTGCTAGAGCGAAAGAATTTAGGACTTGA
- the LOC122075859 gene encoding protein ALP1-like isoform X2, translated as MTSSTFKWLSGLLEPLLECRDPVGSPLNLSPEIRLGVGLFRLATGSGYADISSRFGVSEATSRFCTKQLCRVLCTNFRFWVAFPSPSELQSVSAAFEAIGGIPNCCGVIDCTRFRVAREGNYQEDSVAAQIVVDSASRILSVVVGFHGDKGDSRVLKSSTFYRDVEEGKLLNSSPVFLKGVAVPQYLIGDGGYPLLPWLMVPIVDPVRTSSEEDFNVVHHLMRLPALRTIASLRNWGVLSRPIDEEFRTAVAYIGACSILHNVLLMREDYSALCDATDDFSSYDQCSQYYRDTTSLEENSIEQKASVIQNALSARAKEFRT; from the coding sequence ATGACATCTTCCACCTTCAAATGGCTCTCTGGTCTGTTAGAGCCTTTATTGGAGTGTCGCGATCCTGTAGGTTctcctctcaatctctctcccGAAATTCGCCTAGGTGTTGGTCTTTTCCGATTGGCAACTGGTTCAGGCTACGCCGATATCTCTAGTAGATTCGGAGTCTCCGAAGCCACATCCAGGTTCTGTACCAAACAGCTGTGCCGTGTCCTCTGCACcaattttaggttttgggttgcGTTTCCCAGCCCTTCCGAGTTGCAATCCGTGTCCGCGGCCTTCGAAGCCATCGGTGGAATCCCGAATTGCTGCGGTGTTATTGACTGTACTCGATTCAGGGTTGCAAGAGAGGGGAATTATCAGGAAGACAGTGTTGCGGCGCAGATTGTGGTTGATTCTGCGTCCAGGATTTTGAGCGTTGTGGTGGGATTTCATGGTGACAAAGGGGATTCCAGGGTTCTCAAGTCTTCAACGTTTTACAGAGATGTGGAAGAAGGGAAGCTATTGAACTCTTCTCCCGTTTTTCTCAAAGGGGTTGCTGTTCCTCAATACTTGATTGGGGATGGAGGCTATCCTCTGCTACCTTGGTTGATGGTTCCAATTGTTGATCCCGTCCGTACCTCATCTGAAGAGGATTTCAATGTGGTCCATCACTTGATGCGTCTTCCGGCTCTCAGAACCATTGCGAGTTTGAGGAATTGGGGTGTACTGAGCCGCCCAATAGACGAGGAATTCAGGACAGCCGTAGCATATATTGGTGCTTGCTCTATCCTTCACAATGTTTTGCTTATGAGGGAAGATTATTCTGCCCTCTGCGATGCAACGGACGATTTCTCATCGTATGATCAATGCTCTCAGTACTATCGGGACACTACTAGCCTGGAGGAGAATTCGATTGAGCAGAAAGCCTCTGTCATACAGAATGCATTGTCTGCTAGAGCGAAAGAATTTAGGACTTGA